The DNA region ATGTCAAGAAACTTGCGGATGTCGCCGCCGGAGTACACGCCGCCCGCGGCGATGACAGGAATTTTTGTGCCGGACTCTTGCTCGAACGGGGCCACTATCTTCACCACCTCGGGGATCAGGCGCTCCAGGGCGTACTCCTCATCGTCCAGGTGCTCCGGCTTGAATCCCAGGTGGCCGCCGGCCTTGGGGCCCTCCACCACAAAGGCGTCCGGCAGGCGATTGTAGCGGGAAAGCCACTTGCGGCAGAGTATCTTGGCGGCGCGGGCCGAGGAGATGATCGGCACGAGCTTGGTGCTGGACTTCGCGTCCACGAGCTCCGGCAGATTGAGCGGCAAGCCAGCGCCGGAAAAGATGATATCGATGCGCTCTTCCACGGCGGCGCGGACCAGGTGGGCAAAGTTGGTGAGCACCACCATGATGTTCACGCCGATAATGCCCTTGGTCTTGTCCTTGGCAGCGCGGATCTGCTTGCGCAGGGCGCGGCTGTTGGCCGCGACGTAGTCGGTCTTGAAGTCGGGCTCCTGCCAGCCGATGCCCGGCGTGGCGATGACGCCGATGCCGCCGGCGTTGGCCACGGCCGAGGCGAGCCCGGAGAGGGAAACGCCGACGCCCATGCCGCCCTGGATGATGGGCAGTCTGGCCGAGAGCCCGCCGATGGAGAGAGAAGGTAGTGGCATAATCTACATAGCCCCGGAAACTGCGCAGGCGGATGACGCGGCAGGCATGTCAGCCGCAAGGGCGGCGTGGCCATGAATGAACGCGCTGCTACGGATTTCGCATACGTCCGAAGCGCGAACGCAGACACGTTGAGGGTAAATAAGAAAGCGCTGCGCCGGAACGGACGCCACGTGCCGGAAATCAGAGGCGTGGGGAGATGTCTGGAAAGACAAGTACTTTCAGTCCTGCTCGAAACTCGGGGTCACACAAGACCGAAAGTATGCCTGCTTCGGGGGATGCAGAGGATACTGCTCTGAAAAATTCAGATGATCGATGCGTGCCTTGTTTCATGGTGTCCTAGCAAGGATCGACAGCCTACGCAAGCGTTGCAGCTTTCATTGATGAATATTACATATTCGTCATAACAATAACGGTAAAAAGGACATTTCCATCATGAAACATCTGATTGCATACGCTTCATCGGCAGGAACCACCCGCCGCGCCGCGGCAATGATTCGCGACGGTCTGGCTGAGCGCGGTGTGGAGGCGGAGCTCTTTGACCTGCGGCGGTACACCCGTGGCGAGCTGCCTGCGGCGGACGAGCCCCTGTGCCTGTGGATAGGATCACCCGTGTACGCCCAGCACCCAGTGCCGTACTGCGCCGCATTCATCAAGGCGCTGGGCGCGCCGGAAGGCTCTTGGTGCGCGCCGTTCGTGGCCTGGGGCGGGGTGTCCACCGGCGTTGCCCTGGAGGAGCTGGGCCAGGCCGCGCTGGACGCCGGGTACAACCTTGCCGGCGGGGCGCGCGTGCTCTGCGCGCACTCCAACCTCTGGCGGGAGGCGGACCGGCCCCATGACGACCGGCCGAACGCACAGGACAAGGCGCTGCTGGCCGAGCTGGCCGGCACGGTTGTCGAGCGCATCGAAGTCGGCGAGCCCTGCGACATCGAGAGCATGCGCCAGCGCATCCCTGTCGTGCTGGAGGCGTCCGCCCAGATGAGCATGGATAAGATGCGCACGATGATACCCAAGCCGGAGCTGGACGCCGCCGCCTGCATCGGGTGCGGCCTGTGCGCCGAGGAGTGCCCCGCGGCTGCCATCACCCTGGAAGGGGAGCCGCCCCTGCCGCACATCGGTCCGGCGTGCGTCCGCTGCCGGGGTTGCGTGCGCGTCTGCCCGGAAGGTGCCTTCCTCGCCGACATGAGCGGCGCGCCGAAGCATCTGGCCAGTTTGATCGAGCGCTTCCAGGAGCCGGCAGAAACCACGATCTACTGACGCTGCGTCGCGCGCACAGGGGGCGGCAACCCGCCGGCCGGGGCACAATCCCGTTTGACATCTCGGCGCGGGAGGTCTAGCCGAATGTGTCCCGCTTTTGGGGGGGACTGAGAGCCGCTGGCAAACCTTTGTCTGCGTTTGCTATGGCTCGCTCGGATTTCGGCTTCGTCAACCTGCATCGGCGTAGGACTCGCTACGTCTGTTTCGGTTTTTCTGCCCGAACCCGCCCCCTCGCGCCCGGCGCGGCGACCGGTTTTGTCAGAGACTCTTCAAAGCGCGATTGAGTACTACGCGCGCAATGGCGTGGGGTAATCACCCCGAGACGTGACCCGTTCGGCAGGCAAGCGGACGGAAACCACAGTGAACGCAGGAGCGTGCTTCATGGGCCAAGCGCCGCGCGCGTCGATCATTTCCATGGCTTTCGTGGTCACGGGCAATCTGCTCGGGGCCGGCATTCTCGCACTTCCGGTCAACACCGGCCTTTCAGGATTCATCCCATCGCTGGTGAGCATCCTTCTGATGTGGGCGGCGATGTTCTCCACAGCCCTGATCCTGGCCTCGCAGAAGCATTTTGCCGAGAGCCCCACGGCCGATCTGCCGAGCTTCTTCGGCGCGGAGCTGGGCGCGGCGGGCAAGTGGATCACCGTGCTTGCCAACCTCGTGATCCTCTATGGCCTGCTCACGGCGTATCTGAGCGGCGCGGCCTCCGTGCTGGAGGATATTCTGGGCGCCAAGGTGCCGGGCTGGGCCCTGCTTGCCGGCTTCTTCCTGGTTGCCAGTCTGCTCACAGTGTTCGGCATGAAAATAATGAGCCGCTGCAACGCCGTGCTGATGGTCTTCCTCTTCGCGTCGTTCATCCTGCTTGTGATTTTCGCCGCGCGGTTCATGAAGCCGGAGCGGCTGGTCTACACGGACTGGAGCTACCTGCCGGCCACGTTACCCATCGTGGTTACGGCGTTCCACTTCCACAACATCATCCCCACCATCTGCCGCTCCATGAACTTCGACTTCAAGGCGGCGGCCAAAGCCATGTTCATCGGCATGGGCATCGGCTTCGTGATGAACTCGCTGTGGGTGCTGGTGGCCGTCGGCGCGCTGCCCCTGGCCGGGAGCGGTTCGGACACGCTGCTGCACACCTTCCAGACCAACCTGCCGGCAACCGTGCCCCTGGCCGATCTCATCCGTTCCCCGGCGTTCACGATCGGGGCCATGATGTTCGCCCTGGTGGCCATCACCACGTCGTTCATGGCCAACGGCACGGCGCTGCTCGGTTTTGTGAGCGATCTGACGACGCGGAACGGGCGCACGCCCTCGCGCATCGTGGTGCTGTTCCTGGCGCTGGGGCCGCCGCTCCTCATCGCTCTGGTCTACCCGGCCATATTTCTCAAGGCGCTGGACGTCGTGGGCGGCGTGGGCATCGTGGTCATCTTCGGCATCCTGCCCGGCGTGCTGCTGGCAAAGCAGCACAGGGGCAAGCTGCGCCTGGCCGGCATTGTGCTCGTGGCGGTGTTTTCGGTCGTGCTGCTGTACGAGATAGGGCAGGAGACGGGCATGTTGCGAATAGAGCCCGCGGCCGAGTACTGGCACACGGGCTCCCCACACGTGGTGCCGCAGTAGGGCCCACGCGCTTAGCGGTTCGCTGCTACAGGGACGGCATGTCCACCACCTGGACGGAGGTCGCCTGCAGGCCCTTGTCGCCCTGCACGATGGCGGCGACCACGCCGGCGCCCTGGCGCAGGTCGTCGAAGTCGCGTCCGACAACGGCGTTCTTGTGGAAGTAGACGTCGCGTTCGTCCAGGGTGCGCAGGAAGCCGTAGTCCTCGCCGTGGAAGACCTTGGCGACAACGGCGTTGGCCTGCTGCATGGGGTGCTGTTTGACCTCGCCGCGCTGCTTCTCGGTAATCTTCTGCAGCTTGCGGCGGGCGGCGTCAAAGGCCTCGCGGACCGTGGGCAGAAGCTCGGCGGGAATGGGCGGGGCCACTGCCTCGCGTTCGATGGCGAACTCCTTGCCCGGGGCGACGTTCAGATTAAGGCGGATGCGGAAGGGGTTGCCGCCGCGCTGATTCTTGTCCTCCATTTCCACGGCCACGCGCAATGACGTGATGTGGTCGCAGACCTGCTCCAGCTTGTCACTCTTGGAACGGACTAGGTTCTCAATGGTTCTGCCTCGATCCTCAATGCCGGTGATCGATATTTCGATGGGGACGTCCATTCAACGCACCTCCATAAGGGTGTATGTTGGTTGGTTTCCTACTGCCGTGGCCATTGTGCGCATCCCACGTCCCCCTACGGGTCCGTATGCCGCGGCCGGAGCCGGTTCCCGGCCTCCTGACCATGGCCGGAACCACAGCGGGGCATGGGATTCGACTCCACCGTACCATCTTCCAGGCCGTTCGCCCACCGCCGGGGGATGAAAAATCATCAAAAATAGCGGAACGTGGGGCAGGGGGGAGATGCGGCGGGGAAAGGGTCCTTGCATTCAGTAGACGGAAATGCATATCAAGAGGCAACTATCGAACTGGTTGTCTGGAGAAAACATGGCAGAGTCCTTTTGGAAGCAGCTTTTCAGAAAAATCGACAAGGCCTGTTATCGCCCGGCCTGTGCAATACGCTCCCGGTTTTTCGGCATACTATGCAAGATATTGCTGGTGGTCACTTTTCTCGTGGTATGGGATTTCGTCGCGCATCAGGAAGGTGTTGTTCGTACATGGGTGTCCCACGCATGGAATGAGCTGCTTTCGTTGATGGGCGACGGGGGCACGCCCGCTCCTCCGTTTGAAGTCGCCAAAAGCCTGGGCCTGCTTGTCGCGGCGTTCCTGGGCCTCGGCTTCACGGCGTGGCGCGCCTTTGCCTACGATCGCCAGACCGTGGTGGCGGAACAGGGCCATCTCACAGAGCGCTTCAACAAGGCTGCGGAGCAGCTTGGCAGTGAGCACATGACCGTGCGCATCGCGGCGATCAACGCCCTCTGGCGCATCGGCGTGGACAGCAAAAGCCAGGACGACAAACGCGCCGTGCTGGACGTGCTCTGCGGCTTCGTGCGGGAGTATAGACCCGAGTCGCTCGCACAATCCGCCCAGGTGCAGAAAAAGCGTCTCGCGCGCGCATTGCTGAAGCGAAAGCACACGGTATCTCCGCTCAAACGCAAAGCAACGCAACAAGTGTGCCCACCAGACGTGCAGACCGTGCTCGACTTCCTGGGCAAACGCATGGACGCCCTGCACTTCAAGCCGTGGCGCATGGATTACGCCGTGGACCTGAGTGGCGCTTACTTGGCAGGTTGCAATCTGTCTGGGTATTCCCTGCGAGGCATAAGTCTCCATGGTGCGAACCTGTGCCGCGTCCAAGCGGAGGGAGTGGACCTTGCCCAAGCAGATCTGGGGGAGGCCAACGTGCAGGGAGCCAACTTAACCTTTGCGCATCTGGCCGGAGCCAAACTTTGGGATGCGTATTTGGTCGGAATCAATCTCGGTGGAGCGCATTTGGACAGGGCCAATCTCGGTAGAGCGCATTTGAACGAGGCCAATCTTTTTAGGGCACATCTGGACGAGGCCAATCTGGGTGGAGCGCATCTGGATGGGGCCAGTCTCGAAGGAGCGCATCTGGTTGGGGCCGATCTCTTGAGGGCGCGTCTGGCCGGGGCCAATCTCCGTGTGGCGCATCTGGACAAAGCCAATCTCAATGGAGCGCATCTGGCCGGTGCCGATCTTTCGAGAGCGCATCTAAACGGTTCTGATCTTTCGAGCGCGCATCTAGAGGGGGCCAATCTTTGGAGCGCGCGTCTGGAACGTGCTATTTTTCGTTTGGCGCATCTGGAAAAGGCTGATCTCAGGGATGCGCATTTGGATGGGGCTGATCTTTCGAAAGCACATCTGGATGGAGCCGATCTCCGTGTGGCACGTCTCAACGGGGCGAATTTTTTTGAAGCACATCTGAACGGGACTGATCTTCGTGCGGCGCGTCTGGAGGATGCCTGTCTTTGGGAAGCGCATTTTGACGGCGCCAATCTCAAAGATATCCATCTCAACAGGGCGGCTCTCTCCGGGGCAATCTTCAAGAATGCTAGGAACCTTCGCCAGAAGCAAATAGATGCAGCCTGTTGGGATGGTAAATATCCACCTACGCTCCCCCCTGGGTTCACCTGTCCGCCTAATTACTGCGAGTGGGACTTGGCAGAACAAAAAGTCGTCCCCATCGATCCCCCGGACGCCATTGCCCCCTGTCCTGCAAAAGAGCCCGACGAATAGGAAAGACGCCCGCGCCAAGCGCAAGGCAGTCCGGCCAGGCGGTACAAGCCGCAGTTGCTCAGCCGCGTGAACGGCCAGCTCTGTGTTGAGCCATCTGCGCGCCACGGTATGCTGAATTAGGGAAGGGGAGAGACGCCCCCTGAAGGGCATCGTCGCGAATCGATTCTACCCGTATACCTACCCGTGAGCCGGCTATCGCCGGCAGGCAGGATGGGCAACAATCCGGAAAACATGGTCGGGGCGGCCCGATTCGAACGGGCGACCCCCTGCTCCCAAGGCAGGTGCGCTGCCAGACTGCGCTACGCCCCGACTGTGTTGGCATGGGTTAACGGACTTGGCCCCCGGATGCAAGCGCTACGCGTCCGAAATCCCCAGAAATGCGATGTCCTCCGGAGCTTAGCTCTTCCGATCATTTGGCTTTTCGGATAGGTTGAACCCGGCCGGAATTCCTGAATCCGTGCGGGCCGCCCAGGGTATTTGCTCCTATACAGTGCGAGAAAGCATAGTAGTTATTAAAGAATATTCATGCATTTCCCTCCCCGCATATATCGTTTTCGCAATCGCATCAGCCGGCGGACCTTCCTGGAGGCCTGCGCCGTGGGCGCGTTGGGCACGGTCGGCTTCGGCGCGGGGCTGGCCGCATCGTTCAACGCCTTCGCCTCCAACGGCACTCTGGCGTCCGCCTCCAGCATGACCGATCAGCAGCGGGAGTTCCTGTCCAGTGAAGGGCGGCGCTACTGTGGGCTGACCCTGCACATCATCACCGAGGACACGCCGCCCAGCCGCGCCTGTCGGGAGATAGCCGTGCGGGAGTTCGCCGCGCTCACCGGCATCGACGTGGACTGGGAGCTGGCTCCGCTCAGGCGCGTTCTGGCCAAGACGCTGCAGGACGTGAACAGCAAGGCGGGGCGGTACGACATCTACTACGTGGACCACTCCTGGCTGGCCACCATGAGCCCGCATGTCCATTCCCCGGAGCCGTTGCTGCAGAACCCGGAGATCGCCTATCCCGACTTCGATTTTCCGGATTTTCTCGAAGCGCTCGTGGACAAGGTTGCCTCCCATGGCGGTCGGCTCATGGGCCTGCCGTACGATATCCCCATTTTGATCATGGCCTACCGCCGCGACGTGCTGGACTCGCTGGGCCTGGCGCCGCCGCGCACCTTGGACGAGTATCAGCACGTGGTGCAGGCCGTGCAGGAGGCCAGAGCGCCCGAGATGTACGGCTCTGTGGGACAGTGGAAGGCCGGGCATTACTCCCTGGTCTGCGCCATGAGCTCCTGGCTGTGGGGCCATGGGGGTTCGTTCTTCAAAAGTGACGGCTGGCCGGGATTTCTGGACGATCAGGCCGCATCGGCCATGCGCTACATGCTGGAGCTGGGCAAGTACATGCCGCCGGGCGCTACGGCGTGGGACTGGGACGGCCAGGGGCGGAGCTTTGCCCAGGGCGGCGCGGCAGTGGCCATTGTCTGGAGCGAGCAGTTTCCGCTGTTTGACGACCCGGCGCGTTCGTCCGTGGTCGGCCTGGTGGAGCCGTCGCCGTGTCCGCAGGCCCTGGCGCTACGGCCGTCTTCGGAAACCTCTTTCGGCGAGACGCCGGGCGTCTCCCACCAGGGCGGCAGCTGCCTGGCTCTTTCGAGCTACAGCAAGAACATCACGCCGGCGTGGATGTTCATGCAGTGGGTGACAAGCAGGGACGTAAGCGTCCGCGCGAGCCTGCTGGGCGGCGGGGCCAGCCTGATGCGCCGGAGCTGCTACGAGGATCCGCGCATCATGGCCCAGAAGCGGGTGGGGCCGGGAACCACCAGGCATCTCGACGTGACCCTGGACGCCATCACGCACAATATGGGCACGGAGCCGCACCTGAGCGGCTGGGATCAGCTTGTCGTGAACGGATTCGGTGTTGAGCTGGGGCGGATGGTGACAGGGCAGCAGGGAGTGAAGGAGACCCTGCGCGCCATGCAGAGCGCTGCGGGCAACCATGTGAGAAACCTGAGGCCTGCCGTATGAGCCGGTTCGGTGGGGAACACGCGGCCAGGAACCGGGACGATGCGGCGCAGGAGAAGTCCGGCTCGTTCTTCCTCGGCTCCATGCGCACGAAGCTGCTCGCGGCGTTTCTGGTCGTGGCTCTGAGCCCGCTGCTCGTCTTCGCCTATATCAACCACCGTTCCACGCTGGACGCGCTCAAGGAGTCGGCCTACCGCTCCCTGTCCGCTGCGGCGTCGCAAACCGTGTCCCGGCTCTCGGGTTTTGTGGCTGCCAACATCGAGATCATCGGTGCCGAGGCGCGGTTGCCTGCGCTGGCCGACTACCTGCTCCTGCCGGATCAACTCCAGGCCAACAGGTCGATACGCGACAATCAGCGCGAGATTCTGCATTCCTTTGCCGAGAAGAACCCGGTGTTCATCCACTCCTACGGCCTGTTGAACTCGCAGGGCGTCGTGGTCGCGGATACGCGCCACGAAAAGGAGGGCTGGAGCGAGGCGCGGCAGGGTTACTTTGAAGAGGCCATGAACTCCGGCCTGCCGTGCGTCTCCGAGGTGGATGTGGTGCCGGAGTATCGCCAGGCGTTCATTCATTTCGCCAGCCCGGTGCTGGACAGAAACGGCCGCACCCTCGGCGTCTTGCGCTCCACGTACAGCATCGCCGTGCTTCAGCAAATGCTGGCCCTGGATCTTGGCATTGCCGGCGACTACTCGGCCCCGCTGCTGGTGGACGCCAAGGGCCGCATCCTCGCCTTTGGCCGGCTCTCCCACTCCAGCCTGAGCAGGTATCTGCTGCAGCCTGTTTCTACACTGGCTCCCGGAGCGGAGGGCCGTACCGAGAGCCATCTGACCATGGCCGTGAAGGCGTCCGAGGACACGCCGCAGACCTTCACCACCCATCTGCAGCTGGGGGACCAGGGCCCGGAAGCCGTGGCCATGGGCGTGCTGTCCAGCATGGGCTGGCGCGTGTTTTTCCTGCAGCCGGAGGGCGTGTTCCTGGCTCCGGCACACAGGCAGGGGCAGTGGCTCGCCGGTCTGGCAGCGGCCATATCGCTGCTTGCCATCTTCGCGGCCGCCATATCCTCGCGTATCTTCACCCGACCCATCACCAGGCTGACCGAGGCGACCCGGCGCGTGGCCAAGGGCGATCTGCGCGGCCGGGCGCCTGTCTACTCCAACGACGAGATAGGCTCGCTGGCGCGTTCCTTCAACGCCATGACCGCGGAGCTGGAGCGGCGCATCGAGACGGAGAACACTCTTTCGGACATCTCGCGCGAGTTCATCAACGTGCCGGCCAACGCCACGGCCGAGGCGCTGCGCTGGGCCCTGATGCGTCTGGCGTCGTTCCTGGGCCTGGATATCGGCATGATCCTCCAGACCACGGAGGCCTCCGCCAACGGCGGCCGCGCCTTCAAGCTCTCCCACGCCTGGCGGTCGCCCCTCTTTGTGGAAACTAAGGGCTCCTGCCTCGCACGGGGATGCGCCCTGGCCTGGCTGGATCAGCGCCTGCGCGAGCAGAGCTCGTTCCACATCCAGGACATCACCTTGCTGCCGCCGGAGGCCGACTGCGAGCGGGAAGCCTTTACCGACGAGGGCGTGCGCTCCCTGGCCGTGCTCCCGTTCTCCTATGGCGGCGAGTTCCGGGGCATGCTCTGCCTGGCCTCGTCCAAGGTGCGGGAGGAGAGCTTCACCGAGGAGGAGCTGCGGCTCATCCGGCTGGTGAGCGAGATCTTCGGCACCACGCTGGAGCGGCACGACTCCCAGGAAGCGCTGCGCCAGAGCGAGGAGCGCTACGCCCTGGCCCAGAAGGCCGCGAACATCGGCAGCTGGGAGTGGGACATCACCACGGGCAGGCTCTATTGGTCCGACGCGCTGGAGCCGCTGTTCGGCTACGAGGTGGGCGAGTTCCAGGGCACGTACAAGGCGTTCCTCGACATGGTTCCCCCGGAGGACCGCAAGATGGTGCTCGACGCCGTGGGCGCGTCCTTTCGCCGCGGCGCGTCGTACAACGTGGAGCACCGCATCATGCGCAAGGACGGCGGGGAGCGTTGGGTGGCCGAGGCCGGCGAGGTGGTTCTGGACGCCGAGGGCCGGCCCCAGCGCATGCGCGGTATTTTGCAGGACATCACCGAGCGCAAGTGGGCCGAGGACGTGCTCTCGCGCCTGAACAAGCGGCTGGAGCAGCTTGTGGAGGTGCGCACCAAGGACCTGGAGAACAAGGCGCACGAGCTGGAGCTGGCCAACAAGCGGCTCATGGCCCTGGACGAGATGAAGTCAACCTTCCTCACCTCCGTGTCCCACGAGCTTCGCACGCCGCTGACCTCGGTGCTCGGCTTCACCCGGATCATCATGCGCGACTTCAAGCGCATTTTTCTGCCCATGGCCGTGCAGTGCAGCGAGACGGTCCAGAAGCGCTCCTACCGTATCCTGGAGAACCTGGAGATCATCGCCAGCGAAGGCGACCGACTCACCAGGATGGTCAACGACGTGCTCGATCTGTCCAAGATCGAGTCCGGCCGCATGGAATGGCGCGACAGGGACGTGGATTTCGGAAAAATCATCGAGCAGTCCGTGCGCTCCGTGGGTGGGCAGCTCCGCGGGAACAGCGATATCTCACTGCGCATGCAGATTGCCGAGGACCTGCCCAAGGTCCACATGGACCCGGACCGGCTCTCCCAGCTTTTGGTGAATATCGTGGGCAACGCCGTGAAGTTTACGGAGCAGGGCGAGGTGCTGGTCCAGGCGTGCTCGCCCGTGGAAGGGGCCGTGCAGGTTCGGGTGACGGACTCCGGCCCGGGCATCGAGCGCGACGAGCTGAGCAAGATCTTCGACAAGTTCCACCAGGCGGCGCGGCGCGACACCATGGACGACAAGCCGCCGGGAACAGGCCTCGGCCTTGCCATCTGCCAGCAGATCGTCGACTATTACGGCGGCATTCTCTGGGTCGAATCGGAGCTCGGCAAGGGCTCCACCTTTGTGTTCGAGCTGCCGGTGCGCAACGCGCAGGACGGCTACGGAGCCGATCCCCAGCCGGCCTGGGGCAAGAGCGTGACAGGTTGGGACATGGCGTAATGCCGCTGCCCCCCCGGATTGCTTGGGGATTGTTCGAGCACGCATATTTTCCGGAACCCCAGCCGGCCTCCACGCCTCCGGCCCATCGGCGCGGCGGGTGGACGGCCCTTTTCCAAAATCAAGGAGCGTTGGCTAAAATGGATATAACCTACACCCCTATCGGGATTCTGCACACGCCGTTCACTACGCCGCAAGGCATGCCCATACAGCCCAAGGGGGCGCGCGGCGTGCGCGGCGAGCTGGAGCTCGATCCCAAGTTCGAGGCCGGTCTCGTGGATATCGACGGCTTCTCCCACCTCATCCTGCTCTACCATTTCCATGCAGCCGGCGAGACCAGGCTGACCGTCACGCCGTATCTGGACACCGCCTCCCACGGCGTGTTCGCCACGCGCGCTCCGGCGCGGCCCAACTCGCTGGGCCTGTCCGTGGTCAAGCTGGTGGGCGTGCGCGGCTCCGTGCTGGAGCTGGAGGACGTGGACGTGCTGGATGGCACGCCGGTGCTGGACGTGAAGCCCTACGTGCCGGCCTTTGACACGCCGGTGAGCGAGGTGCGCTCCGGCTGGCTGGAAGAGAAGGGAAGCGATGCGGGCGACGCCCGCGCGGACAAGCGCTTTCACGAGGCGTCCGGACCGTCCGGGGCATCTGGCGCCTCGGAGTAGCGATGCGACTGCAGCTGGACATTCGCAAGCAACTGCCCAGCCGCGGCCGTGTCTTCGAGCTGCGCAGCCGGTTTTCCACAGCCGACCGCCACGTGGTGCTGTTCGGGCCGTCCGGGTCTGGCAAATCCCTGACCCTCAACGCCCTGGCCGGGCTGCTCACGCCGGACTCCGGAACCATCGCCGTGGACGGCGTGACCTTTTTCGACGCGTCCAGGGGCGTTGATCTGCCCGCGCGGGAACGCCACGTGGGCTACGTGTTCCAGGACTACGCGCTCTTCCCGCACCTCTCGGTCCGGCACAACGTGGCCTTTGGCCTGAAAAAGCTGGGCCGGCGGCTGGGCAAAGCGCACGCCGGGCAGGTGGAGGAAATGCTCTCCCTGCTGGGACTGGCCGGCATAGCAGGCAACATGCCGGCCGAAATATCCGGCGGACAGCGCCAGCGCACCGCCCTGGCCCGCGCCCTGGTCACCAAGCCGGGCCTGCTGCTCCTGGACGAGCCGTTCTCCGCCCTGGACGAGCCCCTGCGCAAGGCCATGCGGCAGGAGGTGCTGCGGATTCTGGAATACTTCGACATGCCCCTGGTGCTGGTCACGCATGACCCGGCCGACGTCTCCATGTTCGGCAGCACCGTGGTCATGGCCAAGGACGGCAGGGTGGAGGAAACCGTGACCCTGGCCGAGCTGGAAGCGCGCGGCGCAAGCCTGCAGGAAGCACTGGCCGCATGGTTCTAAACGTCATCGCACCAATGCTTTTTCGCTTGCTGGCGGCGTGAGGCTCGCCCCGTCCGAGGGCTCTGCCCTCGGGCACCCGCCAGGGAGCTCAGCTCCCTGGACCCATATATTGGGGTCCGGGGACCAGTGGTCCCCGGCAGGGGGTGCTGGGGGACAGCGTCACCCAGCCCGCCGGAGGCGTCTTTGCTCCGGCCGCCGGAAGCTCTCGGGCTACATTTCCACGCAGCGTTGTGCAGGCAGGCCGGACTGCGCCGGGTGCTTGATCTCGCGCATTTCGGTGATGAGGTCGGCGCGTTCGGCCAGCCAGTCCGGCAGGCCGCGGCCGGTGAGCACGATGTGCGGCGGGTTGGCCCGCTTGTCCTGGATGGTTCCTGAAAGCGCCAGCAGCTCCTCCACTTCCTCGCGGGTCACCAGGTCGGAGCCCAGGGCGTAGAGAATCTCGTCGAGCACGATGAGGTCCACGGGCCGCCGGCGCGCCAGGCCGGTGCCTTCCTGCGCCGGCGTGGGCGGCAGGAGCCGCTCCCTGGCCCATTGCAGAACGGCCTTGGCCGCCTCGCGGTGCTTGGGGTAGTCGGCCGGGTCGCGGTAGAAGCCCAGGCCGCCGGCGAGGAAATCGTGCCCCAGCTCGGTTTCCAGAAAGCGCTGCTCGCCCGCGGCGTCCGGCCGCTTGAGAAACTGTCCGAACGCCACGGCAAAGCCGCCGCCGATGGCGCGCACGGCCTGGCCTATGCCGGCCGTGGTCTTGCCTTTACCTTCTCCAGTGTAAACGATGATCATCCGGCGTACCGATCCTCCAGGGCGTTCATGGCAACGCCGTGCACGGGCCGCCCGCACTCCGAGCACTTGGAAAGATCCGCCTTGACGACCTGGAAGCCCTCGCGGCGGATGGCCACGGCGTTGCACCCCGGGCAGTAGGTATTGTTGCCGGGGTGGCCGGGCACGTTGCCTACATAGACATAGTAGAGACCGGCCTTCTTGCCAATATCGTAGGCCATCTCCAGCGTCTTGGTGGGGGTGGAGTCCCGGTCCATGAGCTTGTAGGTGGGGTGGAAGCGGGAGATGTGCCAGGGCACTTCCAGGCCCAGATTTCCGGCGATGAACTCCGCCAGCCGGGTGAGCTCGGCTGGGTTGTCGTTGGCGCCGGGAATGACCAGGGTCGTGACCTCCAACCACCAGTCGCTTTTGGCGATGCGCTTCAGGTTGTTCTTCACCGGTGTCAGCTT from Oceanidesulfovibrio marinus includes:
- a CDS encoding pentapeptide repeat-containing protein, with the protein product MAESFWKQLFRKIDKACYRPACAIRSRFFGILCKILLVVTFLVVWDFVAHQEGVVRTWVSHAWNELLSLMGDGGTPAPPFEVAKSLGLLVAAFLGLGFTAWRAFAYDRQTVVAEQGHLTERFNKAAEQLGSEHMTVRIAAINALWRIGVDSKSQDDKRAVLDVLCGFVREYRPESLAQSAQVQKKRLARALLKRKHTVSPLKRKATQQVCPPDVQTVLDFLGKRMDALHFKPWRMDYAVDLSGAYLAGCNLSGYSLRGISLHGANLCRVQAEGVDLAQADLGEANVQGANLTFAHLAGAKLWDAYLVGINLGGAHLDRANLGRAHLNEANLFRAHLDEANLGGAHLDGASLEGAHLVGADLLRARLAGANLRVAHLDKANLNGAHLAGADLSRAHLNGSDLSSAHLEGANLWSARLERAIFRLAHLEKADLRDAHLDGADLSKAHLDGADLRVARLNGANFFEAHLNGTDLRAARLEDACLWEAHFDGANLKDIHLNRAALSGAIFKNARNLRQKQIDAACWDGKYPPTLPPGFTCPPNYCEWDLAEQKVVPIDPPDAIAPCPAKEPDE
- a CDS encoding 4Fe-4S binding protein; this encodes MKHLIAYASSAGTTRRAAAMIRDGLAERGVEAELFDLRRYTRGELPAADEPLCLWIGSPVYAQHPVPYCAAFIKALGAPEGSWCAPFVAWGGVSTGVALEELGQAALDAGYNLAGGARVLCAHSNLWREADRPHDDRPNAQDKALLAELAGTVVERIEVGEPCDIESMRQRIPVVLEASAQMSMDKMRTMIPKPELDAAACIGCGLCAEECPAAAITLEGEPPLPHIGPACVRCRGCVRVCPEGAFLADMSGAPKHLASLIERFQEPAETTIY
- a CDS encoding HPF/RaiA family ribosome-associated protein, which encodes MDVPIEISITGIEDRGRTIENLVRSKSDKLEQVCDHITSLRVAVEMEDKNQRGGNPFRIRLNLNVAPGKEFAIEREAVAPPIPAELLPTVREAFDAARRKLQKITEKQRGEVKQHPMQQANAVVAKVFHGEDYGFLRTLDERDVYFHKNAVVGRDFDDLRQGAGVVAAIVQGDKGLQATSVQVVDMPSL
- a CDS encoding NAD(P)H-dependent flavin oxidoreductase; the protein is MPLPSLSIGGLSARLPIIQGGMGVGVSLSGLASAVANAGGIGVIATPGIGWQEPDFKTDYVAANSRALRKQIRAAKDKTKGIIGVNIMVVLTNFAHLVRAAVEERIDIIFSGAGLPLNLPELVDAKSSTKLVPIISSARAAKILCRKWLSRYNRLPDAFVVEGPKAGGHLGFKPEHLDDEEYALERLIPEVVKIVAPFEQESGTKIPVIAAGGVYSGGDIRKFLDMGASGVQMGTRFVATDECDADPAFKQAFVDADEESLTIVKSPVGMPGRAIRNEFLDDVEDGAKIPFSCPFHCIQTCEHKDSPYCIALALLNARKGSMKHGLVFAGANAHRVKSIVPVAQLMESLQQEYELSRQPIEPLAQEESPVEAAHP
- a CDS encoding aromatic amino acid transport family protein, translated to MGQAPRASIISMAFVVTGNLLGAGILALPVNTGLSGFIPSLVSILLMWAAMFSTALILASQKHFAESPTADLPSFFGAELGAAGKWITVLANLVILYGLLTAYLSGAASVLEDILGAKVPGWALLAGFFLVASLLTVFGMKIMSRCNAVLMVFLFASFILLVIFAARFMKPERLVYTDWSYLPATLPIVVTAFHFHNIIPTICRSMNFDFKAAAKAMFIGMGIGFVMNSLWVLVAVGALPLAGSGSDTLLHTFQTNLPATVPLADLIRSPAFTIGAMMFALVAITTSFMANGTALLGFVSDLTTRNGRTPSRIVVLFLALGPPLLIALVYPAIFLKALDVVGGVGIVVIFGILPGVLLAKQHRGKLRLAGIVLVAVFSVVLLYEIGQETGMLRIEPAAEYWHTGSPHVVPQ